Within Mytilus edulis chromosome 10, xbMytEdul2.2, whole genome shotgun sequence, the genomic segment acaatgaatttcataaacatgataaaaaaaagtttttaaattaaatctttacttgatatactataaaaaatagttaattttgtgtactagatatttagttttgtatatatacaggttgatctataatgaaccattcattcatttgacttattgttgggtaactgaaaccacatatttatttttatttggcacaagaggaaaaaaataattctgtaactataaatgaataaagaaaacataaactgaaccaactgtttttgtggttatagtttaattgtattctcagttatgaattgaacaatataaactaaaacatatgaaggaaatagagcatcaacgcgacgcgacaaacgaaattaaaaaaaatacagttgtttttatttacgcaaaatgtgatgctatccaaaatttctggggagaacactggtatctcaaaaacgattcttgattattgcttaagactttacacacttcttagttatattaatcttaatatctgtatactttttggtgatgattcaaaatttcatttttgagttattgagtattttgtaaaaaagagggagggttttttacaagtcgcgccgtatctcaaaaacgatttatgattattgcttaaaactttacacacttctttgttatattaatctaaagatctgtatagtttttggtttgattcaaaattttattttagtgatatttgtaaaaaaaaaacagggtggggagatttcacatgtcccgccatgtctcaaaagcaataaatggtaattgcttaaaactttctcagaaactatttatgattattgcataaaacttccacacaagacgtcgggagtatcatgcgctcatggcgcagctgtttatttttacatctaattgtatattatccggaaaaaaaaccaacaagcaTATGACTTTGTTGTGCCCTACTCCTCCCAAAAAtgcacaaaaacaaaatgatgtaacaAGAATGTATATTGTTATGAAAGTTGTGCACAATTGCTTGAATGCATTTCAGTGAAGAGTAATGTCCCATTTTATTGGATTTTAACAATGTTTGTGAACTTAACATAATATAGagtttttgtataaaatattatttcctgttttttctttctttttaatataacttttggttttcaattctagtgtttatatttcatagctgaattttgtgatttttattcatttattgtatttaatcGGCAAACCAGGAATTATCCTTATCCATTTCCAGAATCTGATCTGGTTTTAACCGTTTAATTTACATATCTGGTTGAGCCAATGATGACAGCCATTGTTGTTTTtgacagtcagatatgtttttacCCGGATTTACACATTACTGGTTGGCGATTTTCGGCATAAAGCTAGtggttgaacaaaataaacatcactgtgatgaataataaagatgaaaatgaatttgagaTCGTTTGGCAATTTTGCTAGAATGTTagaaaaatccatgaaaaaaaaCACCGGACATTCGGACTGGAATTCAACAAAATTTCACCAGACCAATCCATTATTCACCGGATTTGTCCGACGATCCGACGTATTTTGTGTAGTCTGCTTATTAACTCAGATATTGTGGAAAAATTTCTATAACTGTCCACTACTTAAAAGGATTAGATGTAggaattaaatgttttattcttctttcttttcaGATTGATTGGTTGGGGACAAATCAGAAGCGGTATTAAGATAGATCCTGTCAGCCAGGATGACTAAACAAGGGACACAATTTACTGAACATCTTTTAACTATGTTACCTTTGTACAAAACTTGGCATTTCTTATTACCATACAGACATTAATTTATAGATACAATGTACCCGTATAAAGTTAATTGAAATAATGTGAACGGGctaaattgttaaatttgataaatgactaaagatttatttgtataaattcaCTTCATGTTGTTAAATACATGTGAAATAAACTAGGttatttataaattatgttttttgtGTCGCCTGTGATGGAAGTCCCAGTATATGATATTTTTTACGAGTTAAATCCCTTGGAAATATGAATTATAATGGAAATCACATTGCATTTGGTCTGAAGCCTTcatctcttttaaaaaaaaaagtgattcaTTAGCTATTATCCTTGTATCTTATATATAGATCAAATATGTGAAACACCAGGACATTGATACTCTGCTCTTTTATTGGTAACTTACaagtcatctgaccttgacaccatattaaaaaaatattgatataaatgttAAGTTTGTGTGATACTTCTAGTAAAGCCTTCATATAACAAAATTCAACATGAACTCAATGTTAAGTAAAACAGGCAAGACaaagcatgtgcactcttgttatatcAGCAATTTGTAAGTCAATAAGTATTGAATTGATACACAttgcatctttaaaaaaaaaaaaaattgtttacccTTGTTCATCTGTACATCCCtaaattgttttccattctttAAACTTGAGTTTGCTTCAACCGaatgtaatgaaacttatacacaactcTTATTACAACTAAACACAAATCGAGTCTGAATATGGGTGGCGTCACTATTACCTTTCTAgatttatgcccctttacaaatggacaAATTACTGCATTTCTCGTTTCCATTATTTAACTTGCAtatgcctcaaccaaatgttaagaatcttgtacacaatgcttattaccacaaaactgggatcaatttttgttgagcctgcgacttttgtcacaGCAAGCTCAACAGGGATAGCGTTCCAGcattagcttacttcttaaaagctttatattttagaaggtgcaAGACACGGAtaattcatactttgtatatagaagcctcatgttatgaagtttctgtaagtcacatgtccaatgtccttgacatcattttcatggttcagttgtaattttttgtaatgttttattctCTCTCATTATAAGAGATAGGATaactattgttgttaatttctgtgtcatcttggtctcttgtggacagttatctcattggcaatcataccacatcttcttttttatatatatttgttatgtgcATACCATGCAAGGTCCtaatgcccatcagacagttttcacgttaccttgacctgattttcatggttcagtggttttagttaagttaagtttttttgtgttttggactATTTTCCTTATACTGTAtgtaataggtctactatattggGTGTGTCCAACTGgcatgtgtcatctgaccttgatctcattttcatggttcagtggtcaaagttgtTTTTGAGTTTTAGTCCTTTTTTCTAtcactatatgcaataggtcaactatatttggtgtatggacatattttatgatctttatgtcagttatgcatgttttatttgaccttgacctcattttcatgattcatttctaagtgttcagtttttgtgttttggtctgtttttcttaaagtataagcaataggtcaactatatttgttgtatggaagaattgttagctgtacatgtctgcctgacatggttcatttgaccttgatctcattttcatggttcattggtcaatgtttagttttcttttgttaagtttatgtgacagtttatgtgacagttctaataaagctttatatttaggactatcaacaaagtatcaatgattagtaaagaaggtgagacatttctgCAGTTGCTCTCTTATGAATTTTGGTGGCTCCACTTTTCTGTTCTAGAGTagtgcccctttacaaatggaaccaggtgttccgcagggcgcagctttatatgaccgcagaggttgaaccctgaacagtaggggcaagtatgaacacaacattcaagcttgatacagctctgaatttggattgtgatcaaattgttgacataatatgagtttctgacacaaatcaaatgtcaagatcttacaaatctattgcgcaatattgtgcaattaaagatttcttctttaaacttttcaaaaatttggaaaataaaattaagaactgctaccatccccctttttttgcaattagtccaaaatcTGACAATTCTTTATACATAAATTACAAATAGTGTTAGGAAGGTAAATCAGAACATAACAAACAATTGTATGTTAAAggtttttgaattacctcccttaaactgcttttaaattgtcttaattgtccattgaccagaaaaacatagttttcccccttttttggcccttttgcccctaattccataTAAAGTTGAGCAAAAAaccccaaagtcaatactaatcattccttcatggtatggaaacttgtggtataatttcagagattcatacacttaaacgcacgttattgtttgaaaactacaaattGCTTATTTAGGCCCCTTATTCCAacactattgggaccataacccccaaaatcaatcccaaccttcctttatgCTATTGAACCTTccggtaaaaatttatagagatccattcactaaaacaaaagctattgtccggaaactaaatgtgtcATCGAATGACAACGCAGACTACATGATACCATTgcaaaaaatgccaaaaattatTTAACCTataagtttgcctcaatcaaattttaacgaaacttataaacaatgttACCACAATACTCAGGTCAAGTAAGTCGGTTTAATATAAGCCAACATCTTGTTTCTGGATCCTATTAATTATTCACTTGTATCATTATGTAAATGCCAATTTGTGTACATTACTTAACATGAAtttgattaataaaatatgtttacactaaGTATGTTTGTGGGTAGAGTCACTGTAAGGGTTCTTGAGTTATGTCACTTTATTATGGTTATGTGCAaacaggggcatcatctgtgtcctatGGATACATTCCACATTTATTTTACTGAAATATGATCTTTGTAATAGGTAATGTTTGGGAAttgaagtaaattttgtaacGTCAGACATCACAAGGAGTCAATTTTAGAGgacttttaaaaaaggaaattttgatTGGTGCTGTAGATAAGAAGTCTTGTAAACTATCACAGGTGATACAGAAAATAGATCTAACAGCACAAATATGACCGGGATCAATAAATGAGAGTAAAGGACAAATCAGTTCAATGGTCATGTTAGACAAAAATCTATTCTTATGTCATGCAAGTGTATTATTGTTACCATGTATATACAAAAGactttaacccagccacattatttatgtatgtgcctgtcccaagtcaggagcctgtaattcagtggttgttgtttgttaatgtgttacatatttgttttttggttcatttttttgtataaataaggccgttagttttctcatttgaattgttttacattgtcttatctgggccttttatagctgactatgcggtatgggctttgctcattgttgaaggccgtacgatgacctatagttgttaatgtctgtgtcattttgatctcttgtggacagttgtttcattggcaattatactacatcttttttatatttcctatCACAAAACCAATTTCATGGTTAATGAGTTACAAACAAGTATGTTTATTTGGAAAATTGAATCATTGCAAGGAAAACAAACAGTCAGACAAGGTTCCTGTGACTTTGACCTCATTCTTATTTCACCAATAAGTCTTCATGGTTAGAACAGTATCTTGGATACACTAGTTTCTCTGATAGGGAAAGGCAAAAGTTATGTTTGGTTGAtagaacaagtgaaactgtgagcagtagctcactgatgatacccgcACTGCAAGTGGATAGTCTtaaagtgtaaaaatatgtaagtgtttggtaaataggaagttgttgagtgatgaatctgaaaatgcatcacacggtatagctgacttatataaaccctgaaaccaaatttcagaaatccttgtattgtagttcccaAGAAATGCAAAGAAcaatattcatgggacagacggactgaTGGATGGAGGTCAAACAGTATACTATACCAccacttttttaaagcggggggtATAATAATTGTACAGTCAAAATGTCGTATaagaaacatacaaaaatattgttataaaaaaatcatctttCAAGGGTAGTAACGCTTACAAGAGATCATTTGATGATTTCAGTCAAGTTGTAATTATAGGTTATGATTTATCTAAAGGATTTACTCTCTAAAAgtatttgttatacatgtacaaagttTTCCACTGTCATAAGGGATCTCGGTGGCACAGTTGTTTAAGAAGTCAAACTggtatcactagccagtcaacactgaggttgtgagttcaaattcTGCATGGAGCAGGTGCActagactccaatcttaattgataaGGATTTTTTCACCATGGTGGCTATGTTTGTTGACTGAttgaaataaaaaacacaaactttatactTGATACCACAATGATCATTTATACAAAGTATGGTTGAGTAACCACTAGTATTAAAGAAGATCTTAGAAAAAGTTTATGACATGGTTGAAATAGCTTGTACAGCTCTTTGGGCCAGGAGAGCTCAAAAGTCGTGGTCAATAATAGAAGTTTGAATACTAAATAATGGGTTTATATAGAAAAGTCCATGAATATtgaataattttaattgaaaatcaaCAGTACCCTCCACATAATGGCAGTGGCTTTATATTGCACAAATAACATTCCTTtcattggttttatttttatgacAGTAATACTGCTTCCACAATggtaaacaatgagcaaaataatTTTGATTGTAATATCACCTCACACATAGACAACATACAAAATCGTAggaaataaatatgaatttcacACATTTAAAACAATACACCTTTTCTCTATGCATTACaaaaaatgcaatttatataACAAATTTACAATACCTACAATCAACagcaaaattattattttgttcacACTTATTTAACTGGGAAAAGTAATTACAAGTGGTATGAACACTTTTACTAAAACATAGCACTAAGACatctttttcaaaaatgtcaataatataaCTAGGAactaaaatattagaaaatatttgtaccagtactagtatatatatttactgACTTTCTTTTTTTGATGAAATCCACTAGTTTATTTAAATCTTCAGATATGTAATTTGCAGAAATGTTTTCTACATGCAGTGACATTAACAGGAACACCTCTTATTAGAAATTCAGCTATTATGCAGCGCAAGTGCCATTTTTTTTAGAAAGATAGTTTTAACTGGTTCTGATAGAACAAATGATATGCACCAAATCATGTTACATGTACAAAAAAGTATGACAAAATCAATCAACAAATGGGAACTcctggaaaataaaaacaaaacaaatatacacaaCTCTATCATCTCATTTAAATTTCCTTTCTGTCATCTCATTTAAATTTCCATAATACCAGAAATTCAGGTTCTTTTTACTTTAAATAAGTCGTTTCATTCATTATGACATAAATGGTATCTGTGATGAACTGTTTTATGGTTCACTGTGACAAACTTGCCTATTTAGCATTTAAATGAAGTAGATACATCTACAATGTACATATAACATTATACACTTTTGCTCAAATTATCTCCCCCAAAATATAGACTAACAATATGATAGCAAAAGATAACACATTTAGGACCAAACTTTGATATTTTACCAGAAAAACAAAGTCATGAAAATAGATAGCAAAAATTGGAAGACATTGTCCCAAACTGCAGAAATCAAGTTTTTACTACAAAATTGGACAACCGATGTATTCGATACAAGGGCTTCATATTTTATTAAgatttatgaccccttctgtagccatttttgtacgaacttttcaaatcTCAATTGTATctaaactacagatataatgaataatagagatagacTACTCTGTACATGTACCAAGGAAAAACTTGATgtaaagcattattatttactgtttcattgcatttaatagaaaaagagtactttgtggcaaataaaccaagatttttatagaaaatccacagccttaaatacagagatttttgttataaaatttgaaacatagatcactcacttgcttttctatgatgtgctagtgtttattttttacaaaaagttctacctaacctgtaaattccaaaataccttgTGCTGAGTCAccaaagtcgagcgcaccctaaaaggtgtacttaagtcatacatgtatgtttatttgttttaaccaatagctacattaataaacttgttttaaggaaatcaatgctagcactgcatgcaataatcctatatctatcatttatcaaattgccaaatatgagagaaCAAGGATAAATggtgtggattttctataaaatttccatatgtttagcattgaatcaacacaagggtacataatccttaatagcaaatatttatgaaatttcagaaACTTaagattatatacatgtacattttgtataagaAAGCtctcaaattatgaaaaaaaaacagaatacaaTGTATAACAGGGTTTCAGCTAGGATTTTTAGGGCTTTAGTCACTGTTGCACAAGATGAAAATCAACTTTATTTGAGGTAACAGCAAGGGACCAAGatttgatttgaaatacttttgtcattttgaaaACAGTTTCGTAAATGACAAGCACTAGCAAAATCACTGCGTATAAACATGCTACATGTATTGACTGCtaatttttcaaattacaaattacaaaatttataaattacaaattgcttgttttaaaaagaacaaattgCCACCTTTACAAATTACAATAAGTACAGTTAAATTGTCATATGAGGATCAAGTCAATGTTCATCTGTATATTCCACATATATGTTACAACATGTATATAACCCATAGTtccatgaaaaaaaattatacattcaaattttaaataaacaaataactacATGTAAGTAcataaatatgtaaacaaaaaataactgGAATACTTTAATGAAGTTCATAAAATAAATGCGTAGATCTGTATAAAGGAGTTAGGTGtgcttaaatataaataattggaATAGTATAAATGACATTTGTACAACAGTTTGAGGGTTTAACAGGTTATGTCATTATTTTCTGCAGATTACTAAAAACATAAACTTTAATGTTGTCCCTCCTGAGACATAGGACAACAGTtaaccatttttttattttgtacattttacttTGTGAACAAACATTAAGGGGGCACTAGCtacaagatacatgtatatgaaaaatctaatatattattttttttgctcaatAATTTGCTTTAAGCAGCCAATATGGTTCAATTTGGCCAAAATAAGCCAAAAAACATTgtttatgaattattcacttgcaagtcaataattcgacctcattgaatctgtattcatgtgaccttcaatttaaccccttagcttgagatggataacatgTGAATTGTATGTGTGAAgttatttaaaggtaaaaaatgtcaacattgaaagtgaaacaaaggtaaatcatttgattgactgatttgatatacaaaaatctttcttatacaggtaaaaacaagaaaaacatttatatttcatctataatatgaaattaaatagacctaaaaaaaaattacagcacgagtttgcttaatctatttatatctatatttatgtttacatcgtttATATGGTTTTCGGATGATTTttaaggtcaactcgatagttaattaccGTAGATGGTGTCTTGACTATTAAAATTACACATGAAATGAAACTACGTATTTTCAAGCCAATGTTATTTGCtaatttagacttttaatagtttggatatatgttttacattgttataaatcagatatgagaatttgataaaaatcggtgaacatgaatttgacagctagtgcccctttaaatacaatacatgtatgtttaaaactttgaaaaagaAACTTTTTGTAATTAACATTCACGGTAAAAAAGATCATTCAGAGATATCTAAATGGCACATAGCTTGTAAAACCTTCTATACAAATGTAACTTAATATATTCTAAAACTGTGCCAATGTTAACGCAACTTTTTGTCTGTTCTGTTTATCTTCCAGGATTTCAAAAGTTGCATTGAAAAATAAAGTCCAAATCCATGTAGCTGTATAGCAGCCGTTAAAAACATAAACCATACAATTACAGCTGGATATCCAAAAAACTGGGCACTCcatcttttttcatttaaatatgcaTATAAATCATCTATTTGGTCAACAATGCCATAAATGATTGGTAAAAGTCCAAATACAACTGTTCCGATCATGTACTGCTTTAACAGAAAACCTTCATTTTTAGGAATTGATAGAAGTCCTAATACTGCTGCTATGATGCTGATGCTCCACATGTATTCCCAAGGTCTTGGAGCAGGCAGATCCCATTTTC encodes:
- the LOC139492240 gene encoding protein jagunal homolog 1-like; its protein translation is MATKYGSRPTGTDGSDFWHRESVAYRHKMSSINKARLKMDLMLQIVLCVLMTVRILPALVSFVGVGPVKQLRKWDLPAPRPWEYMWSISIIAAVLGLLSIPKNEGFLLKQYMIGTVVFGLLPIIYGIVDQIDDLYAYLNEKRWSAQFFGYPAVIVWFMFLTAAIQLHGFGLYFSMQLLKSWKINRTDKKLR